Proteins found in one Sporichthyaceae bacterium genomic segment:
- a CDS encoding SDR family oxidoreductase, giving the protein MGKLDGRVALVTGSGRGIGREIALKLAGDGAAVVVNDLDDAPAKETVAAIEATGGRAVACPGSVTADGFAERFIQTAVEEFGGVDIIVNNAGYTWDSVVQKMTDEQWDAILDVHLKAPFKILRAAQPVIAAAAKAEIAAAGVARCRKVVNISSIAGLGGNPGQANYAAAKAGVTGLTRTLSKEWGRYNVTINTVAFGWIKTRLTEASAGGNATIDVEGKTIAVGVNPQLQAAMEQMIPLGRGGEPHEAAGAVYLFCIPESDYISGETVTCGGGIRI; this is encoded by the coding sequence ATGGGCAAGTTGGACGGGCGCGTGGCGCTGGTGACCGGATCCGGGCGCGGCATCGGCCGGGAGATCGCACTGAAACTGGCCGGCGACGGGGCGGCGGTCGTGGTCAACGACCTCGACGACGCGCCGGCCAAGGAGACCGTGGCCGCGATCGAGGCCACGGGCGGCCGGGCGGTCGCCTGCCCCGGGTCGGTGACTGCGGACGGTTTCGCCGAGCGCTTCATCCAAACGGCTGTCGAGGAGTTCGGCGGGGTCGACATCATCGTCAACAACGCCGGCTACACGTGGGACTCGGTCGTGCAGAAGATGACCGACGAGCAGTGGGACGCGATCCTCGACGTGCACCTGAAGGCGCCGTTCAAGATCCTGCGCGCAGCGCAGCCGGTCATCGCGGCTGCGGCGAAGGCCGAGATCGCCGCCGCCGGGGTCGCCCGGTGCCGCAAGGTCGTGAACATCTCCTCGATCGCCGGGCTCGGCGGCAACCCGGGCCAGGCCAACTACGCCGCGGCGAAGGCCGGGGTGACCGGGCTGACCCGCACGCTGTCCAAGGAGTGGGGCCGCTACAACGTCACCATCAACACGGTCGCCTTCGGCTGGATCAAGACCCGCCTGACCGAGGCCTCGGCCGGCGGCAACGCGACGATCGACGTCGAGGGAAAGACCATCGCCGTCGGCGTGAACCCGCAACTGCAGGCCGCGATGGAGCAGATGATCCCGCTGGGCCGCGGCGGCGAACCCCACGAGGCCGCCGGCGCGGTCTACCTGTTCTGCATCCCGGAGTCGGACTACATCTCCGGCGAGACCGTGACCTGCGGCGGTGGGATCCGGATCTAG
- a CDS encoding crotonase/enoyl-CoA hydratase family protein, translated as MSTDETEVPAAAWRQNWTEAADSVFAGTTPPAAGRSYPTLTYEVTGRIARITFNRPERGNAITWDTPLDLADAVERADLDPRVHVIVLAGRGKGFCGGYDLALFGEDGFGASAEASSPHPGSVLDPVVQGRNHDSGRTWDPMLDYAMMSRFNRGFASLLHANKPTVAKLHGFAVAGGTDIALFADLIIAAADTTMGYPPTRVWGIPAGGMWAHRVGDQRAKRLLFTGDAFTGKDAAEWGLAVEAPPAEKLDECTEALLERVAATPINQLMMVKLALNSALHAAGVANSTMISTVLDGISRHTREGYGFQQRAAAEGFRTAVAERDTPYGDYRAGR; from the coding sequence ATGAGCACCGACGAGACCGAGGTTCCGGCGGCGGCCTGGCGGCAGAACTGGACCGAGGCCGCCGACTCCGTGTTCGCCGGCACCACCCCACCGGCCGCCGGACGCAGCTACCCCACCCTCACCTACGAGGTCACCGGCCGGATCGCCCGGATCACGTTCAACCGCCCCGAGCGCGGCAACGCGATCACCTGGGACACCCCGCTGGATCTCGCCGACGCCGTCGAACGGGCCGACCTGGACCCGCGGGTGCACGTGATCGTCCTCGCCGGACGCGGCAAGGGTTTCTGCGGCGGCTACGACCTGGCGCTGTTCGGCGAGGACGGCTTCGGGGCGAGCGCCGAGGCGTCGAGCCCGCACCCGGGCAGCGTCCTCGATCCGGTCGTGCAAGGCCGTAATCACGACTCGGGGCGCACCTGGGACCCGATGCTGGACTACGCCATGATGAGCCGCTTCAACCGCGGGTTCGCCAGTCTGCTGCACGCGAACAAACCCACCGTGGCCAAGCTGCACGGCTTCGCCGTCGCCGGCGGCACCGACATCGCGCTGTTCGCCGACCTGATCATCGCCGCCGCGGACACCACGATGGGTTACCCGCCAACCCGCGTCTGGGGCATCCCGGCCGGCGGCATGTGGGCGCACCGGGTCGGTGATCAGCGGGCCAAGCGACTGCTGTTCACCGGCGACGCGTTCACCGGCAAGGACGCCGCCGAGTGGGGTCTGGCCGTCGAGGCACCGCCGGCCGAGAAACTCGACGAATGCACCGAGGCGCTGCTCGAGCGCGTCGCCGCGACGCCGATCAACCAGTTGATGATGGTGAAACTGGCGCTGAACTCCGCTCTGCACGCCGCAGGCGTGGCCAACTCCACGATGATCAGCACCGTCCTGGACGGCATCTCCCGGCACACCCGCGAGGGCTACGGATTCCAACAACGCGCCGCCGCGGAAGGGTTCCGGACCGCGGTCGCGGAGCGGGACACCCCGTACGGGGATTACCGCGCCGGGCGCTGA
- a CDS encoding NAD(P)/FAD-dependent oxidoreductase, translated as MVTLTPNPDVIVVGAGHNGLTAGCYLAKANKQVLILEAGSQVGGMTATNPIIPEAPAHLFNEGAIQLTGIFRLSGVAEDLELHKYGLREIPVDPAHIQLAPDGSSLAIWKDASRTADELRYFSPKDARAWLDMSNAMYHAIGPVIEYMKVHPTRPFSKEFLKETAKAVPHLRKMWGLKHIVGASHFEFLDSTFETELPKGALSAMAAFSQLKLDMTAWAMIYLGIVQRVANAMPVGGTGALPKALHQCFLAHGGEVRVNSPVAELNLEGDRLVGVTLESGEKIRARDGVMTTCNPIITLTRLLPAGTLDHKLEARAKDIPIRKTHATSLKINVATSGKITMEKHRQWRKDKLDPTGILVAWATLEEQSAAWDMTVRGEWYHPMPVHCSIVPSRVDPTQAPADGDTFWLWSGIPPVNPVTPWEEVRDEVGRTVLKDAAQYYVGLDTHEIGRAVLCGPDLEKRFNAPAGNVYHVDPLITRFGPMRPAPGFGKYRTPVPGLYLSGAGTHPTGGVCALPGKLAAQTLLGDLAKLRKAKRS; from the coding sequence ATGGTCACCCTCACCCCGAACCCCGACGTCATCGTCGTCGGCGCAGGCCACAACGGCCTGACCGCCGGTTGCTACCTCGCCAAGGCGAACAAGCAGGTGCTGATCCTGGAGGCGGGTTCGCAGGTCGGCGGCATGACCGCGACCAACCCGATCATCCCCGAGGCCCCGGCGCACCTGTTCAACGAAGGTGCGATCCAGCTGACCGGCATCTTCCGGCTCTCCGGCGTCGCCGAGGATCTGGAGCTGCACAAGTACGGCCTGCGCGAGATCCCCGTCGACCCGGCGCACATCCAGCTCGCGCCCGACGGCAGCTCGCTGGCGATCTGGAAGGACGCGAGCAGGACCGCCGACGAACTGCGCTACTTCTCGCCGAAGGACGCGCGAGCGTGGCTGGACATGTCCAACGCGATGTACCACGCGATCGGCCCGGTCATCGAGTACATGAAGGTGCATCCGACGCGACCGTTCAGCAAGGAATTCCTGAAGGAGACCGCGAAGGCGGTCCCGCACCTGCGCAAGATGTGGGGGCTCAAGCACATCGTCGGCGCGTCCCACTTCGAATTCCTGGACTCGACCTTCGAGACGGAGCTGCCCAAGGGCGCGCTGTCAGCGATGGCGGCGTTCTCCCAGTTGAAGCTGGACATGACGGCCTGGGCGATGATCTACCTAGGCATCGTGCAGCGCGTCGCCAACGCGATGCCGGTCGGCGGCACCGGAGCGCTGCCCAAGGCGCTGCACCAGTGTTTCCTCGCCCACGGTGGCGAGGTGCGGGTGAATTCCCCCGTCGCCGAACTGAACCTCGAGGGCGACCGGCTCGTCGGTGTGACGCTGGAGTCCGGCGAGAAGATCCGCGCCCGCGACGGCGTCATGACCACCTGCAACCCGATCATCACGCTCACCCGCCTGCTGCCCGCGGGCACACTGGACCACAAGCTCGAGGCGCGGGCCAAGGACATCCCGATCCGCAAGACCCACGCGACGTCGCTGAAGATCAACGTCGCGACCAGCGGCAAGATCACGATGGAGAAGCACCGGCAGTGGCGTAAGGACAAGCTCGACCCGACCGGCATCCTCGTCGCCTGGGCAACCCTCGAGGAGCAGAGCGCGGCGTGGGACATGACGGTCCGCGGCGAGTGGTACCACCCGATGCCGGTGCACTGCTCGATCGTGCCGAGCCGCGTCGACCCGACCCAGGCTCCCGCCGACGGCGACACCTTCTGGCTGTGGTCGGGCATCCCGCCGGTGAACCCGGTCACCCCGTGGGAGGAGGTGCGCGACGAGGTCGGCCGGACGGTGCTCAAGGACGCCGCGCAGTACTACGTCGGTCTCGACACCCATGAGATCGGCCGTGCCGTGCTCTGCGGCCCGGACCTGGAGAAGCGGTTCAACGCCCCGGCCGGGAACGTCTACCACGTCGACCCGCTGATCACCCGCTTCGGCCCGATGCGCCCGGCGCCCGGGTTCGGTAAGTACCGCACCCCGGTGCCCGGCCTGTATTTGTCCGGAGCCGGCACGCACCCGACCGGTGGCGTGTGCGCGCTGCCGGGCAAGCTCGCGGCGCAGACATTGCTGGGCGACCTGGCCAAGCTGCGTAAGGCCAAACGGTCCTGA